A segment of the Streptomyces sp. NBC_01235 genome:
GACATCGGCCTGGGTCCAGTTCAGCACCGACTTCGACATGGATCCGCTCTTGACCAGGTCGGCCCAGAGCTGGAGTGCCTGTGCGGCCTGCGGGGTGTTCAGCTGCTTCTCGTCCCCGCCGTTGGACCACAGGAACGGCAGGAACTGCCAGGTGCCCTCGAACGTGGCGTTCGCGTCGACGGCCATGCCGTAGCGCCCCGGGCGGGTCAGCTCGGCCGCCGCCGCCTTCAGCTCGTCCCAGGTCCTCGGCACGGCGACACCGGCCTCGGCGAGCATGTCCTTGTTGTAGATGAGGGCGATCGTGCTGACGGTGGGCGCCAGTCCGTACACCTTTGCCTGGTAGGTGCCGGCCGACAGGATGCCCGGGGTGAAGCCACTGGAGTCGACGCCGTACTGGTCCAGTGGTGCCAACGCGCCGGTCTGCGCGATCTGCTGCATGTCGGGGTTGTCCAGCATCAACAGGTCGGGAAGGGTGCGCGACGATGCCTGCTGCAGGACCTTGGGGACGAGCGACGCCCCCGGAACGCTTCTGTGCTCGACCGTGACGCCGACGGTCTTGCCGCAGGCGGTGAGCCGCTCGCCCCATTGGGCGTGTTCGGATGCGTCGGTGTAGTAGTCGAGCGCGGTGATGGAGGTCACCTTGCCTGTGGCGGATCCGGTTGCGGTTCCGCCGCCGCACCCGGC
Coding sequences within it:
- a CDS encoding sugar ABC transporter substrate-binding protein, which codes for MTSSARPSARRITALFATVALTLVAAGCGGGTATGSATGKVTSITALDYYTDASEHAQWGERLTACGKTVGVTVEHRSVPGASLVPKVLQQASSRTLPDLLMLDNPDMQQIAQTGALAPLDQYGVDSSGFTPGILSAGTYQAKVYGLAPTVSTIALIYNKDMLAEAGVAVPRTWDELKAAAAELTRPGRYGMAVDANATFEGTWQFLPFLWSNGGDEKQLNTPQAAQALQLWADLVKSGSMSKSVLNWTQADVHDQFVAGKAAMMVNGPWRISALNKAENLHWGVAPIPVRRQGQTLLTPLGGEVWTVPQTASKARQEKAAQVLACLNDSSHMLALAKQNFTVPSRTTVAARYAEQVPSMAAFVKSVEEARARTGELGVKWPQAATGIYTAIQAALTGEQTPEEALEHAQQIATGS